In Opitutaceae bacterium TAV5, one genomic interval encodes:
- a CDS encoding DNA N-6-adenine-methyltransferase, producing the protein MTSSMDMTWGTPQVWFDYLHLEFGFTLDPCCLHQTAKCKKHYTPAEDGLAQSWAEERVFMNPPYGRDLPKWMKKAYEEARDNGTLIVCFVPARVDTEWWHRYATKGEVRFPKGRVKFADALDSAPFPVAVVIFRSRL; encoded by the coding sequence ATGACCTCCAGCATGGACATGACCTGGGGCACGCCCCAGGTCTGGTTCGACTACCTCCACCTTGAGTTCGGTTTCACCCTCGATCCGTGCTGCCTGCACCAAACGGCCAAATGCAAAAAACACTACACGCCCGCCGAGGACGGTCTCGCCCAATCCTGGGCCGAGGAACGCGTTTTTATGAACCCGCCCTATGGGCGAGACCTGCCCAAATGGATGAAGAAGGCGTATGAGGAAGCACGCGACAACGGCACCCTCATCGTTTGCTTCGTGCCTGCTCGCGTCGATACCGAATGGTGGCACCGCTATGCCACCAAAGGGGAGGTTCGCTTTCCCAAGGGGCGGGTGAAATTCGCGGACGCTCTCGACTCCGCGCCTTTCCCCGTTGCGGTCGTAATTTTCAGGTCCCGCTTGTGA
- a CDS encoding type II secretion system protein E, whose product MHPLFEKVSAHFPRFSAPELPPGADAPDVTRILQSTLTAAAEEEASDVHFEPKEDCLLVRFRIDGAMLEHARLPLAQREPLLARIKIFGSMDITEKRLPQDGRARLNEDGKNIHLRISSLPTVHGESLVVRLLDQAMPVKEFPGLGLTAEQSVALHDALHGPAGLIFLTGPTGSGKTTTLHAALHALDFRGRVICTLEDPVEYELAVIRQTEIREKIGLTFASSLRSLLRQNPDVILVGETRDTETAQLAVRAALTGHLVLSTLHTNNALAAIPRLLDLGVEPFLLAASLRLVAAQRLVRRLCPQCKQPHPENARLAEKYHLPDARFARASDTGCPACKQRGYRGRIGLHEVIPAAPYLPLVAASAPMAEFEKLHAQSGVLTLWQHGLSAAAAGHTSVEEILRVL is encoded by the coding sequence ATGCACCCGCTTTTCGAAAAAGTCTCCGCGCACTTCCCGCGTTTTTCCGCTCCCGAACTTCCGCCCGGGGCGGACGCGCCGGACGTCACCCGAATCCTCCAATCCACCCTGACGGCAGCGGCGGAGGAGGAGGCCAGCGACGTGCATTTCGAGCCGAAGGAGGATTGCCTGCTGGTCCGCTTCCGCATCGACGGCGCCATGCTGGAACACGCACGGCTGCCTCTTGCCCAGCGGGAACCGCTGCTGGCGAGGATCAAGATTTTCGGCAGCATGGACATTACCGAAAAACGTCTGCCGCAGGACGGACGCGCCCGGTTGAACGAGGACGGAAAAAACATCCATCTGCGCATCAGCAGCCTGCCGACGGTTCACGGAGAAAGCCTCGTCGTGCGCCTGCTCGACCAAGCCATGCCGGTGAAGGAGTTTCCCGGCCTCGGCCTGACGGCGGAGCAATCTGTTGCGCTGCATGACGCATTGCACGGTCCCGCCGGCCTGATTTTTTTGACCGGTCCCACCGGCTCCGGTAAAACCACGACGCTCCATGCCGCCCTGCACGCGCTCGACTTCCGCGGGCGGGTCATCTGCACGCTGGAAGACCCGGTCGAATACGAACTGGCCGTGATTCGCCAGACCGAGATCCGCGAAAAAATCGGACTGACCTTCGCCTCCTCGCTCCGCTCGCTGCTGAGACAAAATCCCGACGTGATCCTTGTCGGCGAGACCCGCGACACCGAGACCGCGCAGCTCGCCGTCCGCGCCGCGCTCACCGGACATCTGGTGCTCTCGACCCTGCACACCAACAACGCGCTCGCCGCCATCCCGCGCCTGCTCGATCTCGGCGTCGAACCATTCCTCCTCGCCGCCTCGCTCCGGCTCGTCGCCGCCCAGCGGCTCGTCCGGCGACTCTGCCCGCAGTGCAAGCAGCCGCACCCGGAGAACGCCCGCCTTGCGGAAAAATACCATCTGCCCGACGCGCGCTTTGCCCGGGCCTCGGATACGGGCTGCCCGGCCTGCAAGCAGCGCGGTTATCGCGGACGGATCGGCCTGCACGAGGTCATTCCCGCCGCTCCGTATCTCCCGCTCGTCGCCGCCAGTGCGCCGATGGCGGAATTTGAAAAACTCCACGCCCAGTCCGGCGTCCTCACGCTCTGGCAGCATGGTCTGTCAGCGGCTGCCGCCGGGCACACTTCTGTAGAAGAAATCCTCCGCGTCCTCTGA
- a CDS encoding type II secretory pathway, component PulD gives MKIRSALLCLLPLLSAAGVTAATILDRPVENLRLEKAPLSAAFRALGRASQTTIIIEPDISGEVTLDLTGASLRTALAALTEPFGYHYEASAGWITIKRFKTVLYQIDYPQLTRSGSGSASITLGGNNNNYYGDGYSDSQYYSNRFNRTDSEGRNGSGSDVTQVSISQENQNTFWANLETEVRSMLREGETLVLNRFSGIAQITAPARRHAVIKEFFELTNRRITQQVEIDAQLVEVSLRDERKLGVDWELAGATIKNVALGATAPLDLAGLGGNMLSGNTLVANLGFGSKASAVIQALQQQGDVTTVSQPRLRALNNQTAFIKVGQDQPFFRLQQSTSLTQAGITNPVNQTQNTYSVSTITIGTILAITPQIGADGVITLDVLPAITRLQSVVTSPDGMQTAPAVEVKQASTIVRLRDGETVVIGGLIADEQSEGERAVPLLSSVPILGRAFRTQATTKHRSELVIFLTPRLIK, from the coding sequence ATGAAAATACGTTCCGCTCTCCTTTGTCTGCTTCCGCTCCTATCCGCCGCCGGCGTGACCGCCGCCACGATCCTGGATCGTCCCGTCGAAAACCTCCGTCTCGAGAAAGCTCCGCTCTCCGCCGCGTTTCGCGCGCTGGGTCGCGCCAGCCAGACCACGATCATCATCGAACCGGACATTTCCGGCGAAGTCACCCTCGACCTCACCGGAGCCAGCCTGCGCACCGCGCTCGCCGCGTTGACCGAGCCCTTCGGCTATCACTACGAGGCGAGCGCCGGCTGGATCACCATAAAGCGCTTCAAAACCGTCCTGTATCAGATCGACTATCCGCAGCTCACCCGCAGCGGTTCCGGCAGCGCCTCCATCACGCTCGGCGGCAACAACAACAATTATTATGGCGACGGGTATTCGGATTCGCAATACTATTCCAACCGCTTCAACCGGACCGACAGTGAGGGCCGGAACGGCTCCGGTTCCGACGTCACCCAGGTCTCCATCTCTCAGGAGAACCAGAACACGTTCTGGGCCAATCTGGAGACGGAGGTGCGCAGCATGCTCCGGGAGGGCGAGACCCTGGTCTTGAACCGCTTCAGCGGCATTGCGCAGATCACCGCGCCGGCCCGCCGCCATGCCGTCATCAAAGAGTTTTTTGAACTGACCAACCGCCGCATCACCCAGCAAGTCGAGATTGACGCGCAACTGGTCGAGGTCTCGCTGCGCGACGAAAGAAAGCTCGGCGTGGACTGGGAGCTGGCCGGAGCCACGATCAAAAACGTGGCGCTGGGCGCAACCGCCCCGCTCGACCTCGCCGGCCTCGGAGGAAACATGCTCTCCGGCAACACACTTGTCGCCAACCTCGGGTTCGGCAGCAAGGCGTCGGCCGTCATCCAGGCACTGCAACAGCAGGGGGACGTGACCACCGTTTCCCAGCCTCGTCTGCGCGCGCTCAACAACCAGACCGCTTTCATTAAAGTTGGCCAGGATCAACCGTTCTTCCGTTTGCAGCAAAGCACCTCGCTGACCCAGGCCGGCATCACCAACCCGGTCAACCAGACGCAGAACACCTATTCGGTCAGCACGATCACCATCGGCACGATTTTGGCGATCACGCCGCAAATCGGGGCCGACGGCGTCATCACGCTCGATGTTTTGCCCGCCATCACGCGGCTGCAATCCGTCGTGACCAGCCCGGACGGGATGCAGACCGCGCCGGCCGTCGAGGTGAAGCAGGCGTCCACCATCGTCCGGCTCCGCGACGGCGAAACCGTTGTCATCGGCGGACTCATCGCCGACGAGCAGTCCGAAGGGGAGCGGGCCGTCCCGCTGCTTTCCTCCGTCCCGATTCTCGGCCGCGCCTTCCGCACCCAGGCCACCACCAAACACCGCAGCGAACTGGTCATTTTTCTTACGCCCCGGCTCATCAAATAA